A genomic window from Elaeis guineensis isolate ETL-2024a chromosome 3, EG11, whole genome shotgun sequence includes:
- the LOC105042425 gene encoding uncharacterized protein isoform X2, translated as MMSIHDHFQQVLSFCWSPLSAPPTTTTKKKSRIGNKWLQCTVKMEQSLRLIFIPVFLCSWMAMGGAEYLKYKDPKQPLNVRINDLLSRMTLAEKVGQMSQIARENATSEVINKYFIGSVLSGGGSVPAPKASAETWVNMVNEMQKAALSTRLGIPMIYGIDAVHGHNNVYKATVFPHNIGLGATREPALVKRIGAATALEVRATGIPYIFAPCVAVCRDPRWGRCYESYSEDPKIVQEMTEIIPGLQGEIPANSRKGVPFVAGLKRNVAACAKHYVGDGGTYKGINENNTIIGLHGLLSIHMPPYYDAIIKGVSTVMISYSSWNGVKMHANHYLVTDFLKNKLHFRGFVISDWQGIDRITSPPHANYSYSIQVGIHAGIDMVMIPYDYPEFIDDLTYQVKNNIIPMSRIDDAVRRILRVKFTMGLFEKPYADLSLAGELGKKEHRELAREAVRKSLVLLKNGKSTNDPLLPLPKKAKKILVAGSHADNLGCQCGGWTITWQGLSGNNLTTGTTILDAVKNTVEPTTEVVYSENPASDFVNHGQFSYAIVAVGEQPYAETFGDNLELTIPDPGPSVIQNVCKSIRCVVIIISGRPLVIEPYVHMIDALVAAWLPGTEGQGVADVLFGDYAFSGKLSRTWFKSVDQLPMNVGDPHYDPIFPFGFGLTTKPAIAN; from the exons ATGATGTCAATCCATGACCATTTCCAGCAAGTCTTATCTTTCTGTTGGTCCCCATTAAGTGCGCCCCCCACaacaacaaccaaaaaaaaatccaG GATTGGAAACAAGTGGCTACAGTGTACTGTAAAGATGGAGCAGTCCCTAAGGCTCATATTTATTCCTGTATTCTTATGCTCCTGGATGGCAATGGGAGGAGCAGAGTATTTGAAGTATAAGGACCCCAAGCAACCACTGAATGTTCGAATAAATGACCTACTAAGCCGGATGACTCTGGCTGAGAAGGTTGGTCAGATGTCACAAATTGCAAGGGAAAATGCAACATCTGaagttattaataaatatttcatag GTAGTGTATTGAGTGGGGGAGGTAGCGTGCCTGCTCCTAAAGCTTCTGCGGAAACTTGGGTGAATATGGTAAATGAGATGCAGAAGGCTGCTCTTTCTACCCGTCTGGGAATTCCCATGATCTATGGCATTGATGCTGTTCATGGTCACAATAATGTCTATAAAGCTACGGTTTTCCCACATAATATTGGTCTGGGAGCAACCAG AGAGCCAGCACTTGTGAAGAGAATTGGTGCTGCTACTGCTCTTGAAGTGAGAGCAACAGGCATTCCTTATATTTTTGCTCCATGTGTTGCG GTTTGTAGAGATCCAAGATGGGGTCGCTGCTATGAAAGCTACAGTGAAGATCCAAAAATTGTCCAGGAAATGACAGAAATCATCCCTGGCCTGCAAGGAGAAATTCCAGCAAATTCTCGCAAAGGAGTTCCCTTTGTTGCTGGACT CAAGAGAAATGTTGCTGCATGTGCTAAGCACTATGTTGGCGATGGCGGAACATACAAAGGCATCAATGAGAACAACACCATCATTGGTCTACATGGGCTGCTCAGCATTCATATGCCTCCTTACTATGATGCTATCATTAAAGGTGTCTCAACTGTGATGATCTCCTATTCAAGTTGGAATGGAGTGAAAATGCATGCTAACCATTACCTAGTGACGGACTTTCTCAAAAACAAGCTCCATTTCAGG GGATTTGTAATATCAGATTGGCAAGGTATTGACAGGATTACTAGTCCTCCACATGCTAATTACTCATATTCAATACAAGTGGGAATTCATGCTGGTATTGACATG GTAATGATTCCCTATGACTACCCAGAGTTCATCGATGATCTCACATACCAAGTCAAAAACAACATCATCCCCATGAGCCGAATCGATGATGCGGTAAGAAGGATCCTTAGGGTCAAGTTCACCATGGGTCTCTTTGAAAAGCCTTATGCTGATCTTAGCTTAGCTGGTGAACTCGGGAAGAAG GAGCATAGGGAGCTGGCCAGGGAAGCTGTGAGGAAATCACTTGTGCTGCTAAAAAATGGAAAGTCTACCAACGATCCACTGTTGCCTCTTCCTAAGAAGGCAAAGAAGATTCTTGTTGCCGGGAGCCATGCCGACAACTTGGGCTGTCAGTGTGGAGGATGGACAATCACTTGGCAAGGACTCAGTGGGAACAATCTAACTACTG GAACCACAATCCTTGATGCCGTGAAGAACACTGTAGAACCCACCACCGAGGTTGTCTACTCTGAGAACCCTGCTTCCGACTTTGTCAATCATGGTCAATTCTCTTATGCAATTGTAGCAGTTGGAGAGCAGCCATATGCAGAGACATTTGGAGACAACTTAGAACTTACAATTCCTGACCCTGGCCCAAGTGTGATCCAGAATGTCTGTAAAAGCATAAGATGTGTTGTTATCATAATCTCTGGGCGGCCCCTTGTGATTGAGCCATATGTGCACATGATCGATGCTCTTGTGGCTGCATGGCTCCCTGGAACTGAAGGCCAGGGTGTAGCAGATGTGCTCTTCGGTGACTATGCATTCTCTGGCAAGCTCTCACGGACATGGTTCAAGTCCGTGGATCAGCTCCCAATGAATGTAGGCGATCCACATTATGATCCTATCTTCCCCTTTGGTTTTGGTCTTACTACAAAGCCAGCAATAGCAAACTAG